A single region of the Cronobacter condimenti 1330 genome encodes:
- a CDS encoding thiamine pyrophosphate-requiring protein: MTKKTSDFFVERLKAWGVTRIYGYPGDGINGVLGALQRADKAGDGIEFIQVRHEEMAAFMACAHAKFTGEPGVCLSTGGPGATHLLTGLYDAQMDHMPVIAIAGQAEATARGATYQQELNLDRVFSDVASFVQEAATPAQLRHLVDRGVRIAKANNGVTVLILPKDIQDEPWQEPEHAHGFTHSGPGYQRPHVIPHQYDLQRAADILNDGKKVAILIGAGAREAAVEVVQTANLLGAGVAKALLGKDVLPDDAPFVTGCIGLLGTEPSWDLMQDCDTLLMIGTGFPWTEFLPKEGQARAVQIDIDASMLGLRYPVEVNLHGDAVSTLQALLPLLKRKEDRHWQEKIAVSVQAWWEKIEARAMAKASPVNPQRVVWEMSPLLPDNAIVTSDSGSCANWFARDFRVKQGQRASLSGGLACMGAAVPYAIAAKFAFSGKPVVALVGDGAMQMNNMAELITIQKYWQRWSDPRLIVCVFNNQDLNQVTWEQRIMEGNPRFAATQDVPDVPYAKFAESIGLKGIYVDDPEQLQTAWQEALAADRPVVLEVKTDPEVAPLPPHITFAQAKGFMSSMAKGDRSTGKVLADTASQVLNTVLPGKKA, translated from the coding sequence ATGACGAAAAAAACCAGCGACTTTTTTGTAGAGCGACTTAAAGCGTGGGGCGTTACCCGCATTTATGGCTATCCGGGCGACGGAATTAACGGCGTGCTGGGCGCGCTGCAGCGCGCCGATAAGGCAGGCGACGGCATTGAGTTTATCCAGGTTCGCCATGAAGAGATGGCGGCTTTTATGGCCTGCGCTCATGCTAAATTTACGGGGGAACCCGGCGTTTGCCTTTCTACCGGTGGGCCGGGTGCCACGCACCTGTTGACCGGCCTGTATGACGCGCAAATGGACCATATGCCAGTTATCGCTATTGCAGGCCAGGCGGAGGCGACGGCTCGCGGGGCTACGTACCAGCAGGAGCTTAACCTCGATCGCGTTTTCAGCGATGTGGCAAGCTTTGTCCAGGAGGCGGCGACGCCTGCACAATTACGTCATCTGGTAGATCGCGGCGTGCGAATAGCGAAAGCCAATAATGGGGTGACGGTGTTGATCCTGCCAAAAGATATTCAGGATGAGCCGTGGCAGGAGCCGGAACATGCGCATGGCTTTACGCATTCGGGGCCTGGCTATCAGCGTCCGCATGTGATCCCGCATCAGTATGACCTTCAGCGTGCTGCAGATATCCTCAATGACGGCAAAAAAGTGGCTATCCTGATTGGCGCGGGCGCGCGCGAAGCGGCTGTCGAAGTGGTGCAGACGGCGAATCTGCTCGGTGCGGGTGTCGCCAAGGCGCTTCTGGGTAAAGACGTGCTGCCCGATGATGCCCCCTTCGTAACCGGCTGTATCGGTCTGTTGGGCACCGAACCATCGTGGGACCTGATGCAGGACTGCGATACGTTACTGATGATAGGTACTGGATTCCCGTGGACCGAATTTCTGCCGAAAGAAGGCCAGGCGCGGGCAGTGCAGATTGATATTGATGCCTCAATGCTCGGCCTGCGCTACCCGGTAGAAGTGAATCTGCACGGCGATGCCGTAAGTACGCTACAGGCGCTATTACCGCTGCTGAAGCGTAAAGAAGATCGCCACTGGCAGGAGAAGATAGCCGTTTCCGTCCAGGCGTGGTGGGAGAAAATAGAAGCGCGCGCGATGGCTAAAGCAAGCCCGGTCAATCCCCAGCGCGTGGTATGGGAGATGTCGCCGCTGCTGCCGGATAACGCAATAGTAACCTCGGATTCTGGCTCCTGCGCTAACTGGTTCGCCCGGGATTTCCGCGTAAAACAAGGACAGCGGGCGTCACTTTCAGGCGGACTGGCCTGTATGGGCGCGGCGGTACCGTATGCTATTGCCGCGAAATTCGCCTTCTCAGGAAAACCGGTTGTGGCGCTGGTCGGCGATGGCGCGATGCAGATGAATAACATGGCGGAGCTGATTACTATCCAGAAATACTGGCAGCGCTGGTCCGATCCTCGTCTTATTGTCTGCGTTTTTAATAATCAGGATCTCAACCAGGTTACATGGGAACAGCGCATTATGGAGGGCAATCCGCGTTTCGCTGCGACGCAGGATGTCCCTGACGTACCGTATGCGAAGTTTGCCGAGTCGATAGGGCTTAAAGGGATTTATGTCGACGATCCGGAGCAGTTGCAGACCGCCTGGCAAGAGGCGCTGGCTGCTGACCGTCCGGTCGTGCTGGAAGTTAAAACCGATCCGGAAGTCGCTCCACTACCGCCGCACATTACCTTTGCCCAGGCGAAAGGCTTTATGTCATCGATGGCAAAAGGCGATCGCTCAACCGGAAAAGTGCTCGCGGATACCGCCAGCCAGGTACTCAACACTGTGTTACCAGGTAAAAAGGCGTAA
- a CDS encoding helix-turn-helix domain-containing protein, translating into MKTDNQIRALRLARAWSQEQLAELASVSVRTIQRIEKGEPPSLETLSALAAVFETPVEALSDAPLTAAGPLDDAITLARQRINEERRFYRSLATAMVVCGALFLLNRLTAPESHWSLWVILIWGGLLLLKGLRVFLMRDWIQQWQQRRLQKLLRK; encoded by the coding sequence ATGAAGACGGACAATCAAATCCGCGCGCTTCGTCTTGCTCGCGCCTGGTCTCAGGAACAACTTGCTGAACTTGCGTCAGTCAGTGTACGAACTATCCAACGCATAGAGAAGGGCGAGCCGCCATCGCTCGAAACGCTCAGCGCACTGGCTGCCGTGTTTGAAACTCCTGTTGAAGCGCTAAGCGATGCGCCACTCACTGCCGCAGGCCCGCTGGATGATGCAATCACACTTGCGCGCCAGCGTATTAATGAGGAACGTCGTTTTTACCGCAGCCTGGCGACGGCGATGGTGGTCTGCGGCGCGCTATTCCTGCTCAATCGGCTTACAGCGCCCGAAAGTCACTGGTCACTTTGGGTGATACTGATCTGGGGTGGGTTATTACTGCTGAAAGGGTTGCGCGTTTTTTTGATGCGCGACTGGATCCAACAGTGGCAGCAGCGGCGCCTGCAAAAACTGTTACGTAAATAA
- a CDS encoding DUF4385 domain-containing protein, with the protein MASKTFNYEQDFSRIDFRAHPERYQVGRGEQGVLLVEPYKSEILPYWRYKDEESAKTSAEKIYQLFEEYREKDDFVGMDMARKFIQMGYTRARRYANYKGGKKYDEDRNLNTRGNDPVKAAAATVFKGWWDRIRADEDYLRRKKAHQEKWG; encoded by the coding sequence GTGGCCAGCAAAACGTTTAACTACGAGCAGGATTTCTCTCGCATCGATTTTCGCGCGCACCCGGAGCGCTATCAGGTAGGTCGTGGTGAACAGGGTGTACTGCTGGTTGAGCCTTACAAGAGCGAAATCCTTCCTTACTGGCGTTACAAAGATGAAGAAAGCGCCAAAACCTCGGCAGAAAAAATCTATCAGCTCTTTGAGGAATACCGCGAAAAGGACGATTTCGTAGGCATGGATATGGCGCGCAAATTCATTCAGATGGGTTATACGCGCGCCCGGCGCTATGCGAATTACAAGGGCGGTAAAAAGTACGATGAAGATCGTAATCTCAATACGCGCGGCAACGATCCGGTGAAAGCGGCAGCCGCGACGGTGTTTAAGGGATGGTGGGATCGCATCCGGGCCGATGAAGACTATTTACGCCGTAAAAAAGCGCACCAGGAAAAGTGGGGCTAG